From the genome of Rhizobium binae, one region includes:
- a CDS encoding SPOR domain-containing protein: MAEKQLAYDTRGKDDLFADDDPLAELARIVGFEPRVAANTVREAARREPALDLEDELGREFDRYDSPRPLAELDHPAEPLSDGLAPEDYVEPVLDAAPAMESAQAPEPVSVAPVAAEEAVHPAARNWDVAAADRPAVPQQLSIDPVSEAPFQAAFGGARDLIEELELSIGAAPVSSLAEPAKAPQWSAASIRLPLANFHAAKREEPVAPPRDMVEPAAETVAAPVAEAAAEPVAEPSLAESVAEEPQPAVEQSAPVTAVEPAEEFASASASFGFPAELDRHDEALAPQETAEAEDFVAVEDELEEFGSDVGFDLAAAVEGEIQADAALTEVVPEVPHTAGTFDLDDLLADVSRYPVPHPVLQRANLAPVSPETVADAPVAIAPVQPAPVVAAPILSAPVEMAPAYAAEAAEPVAPPPAEVTAPQPAATAYTRTQQPALDADDPFAGHDFELDLAGIELELADLDFSEASEPSPQPKPQPAPPAPQQAAPMRSAPVFGAEPSAPAAPVSNWTPVAEAPAAESTEDLPFDPAMISDPEERPETVDHMHVPALPPVEQPAPVAKTADFDFDLDAEIASFFEPAKPREVPASQRDTVAAAKPVKPTIADGLDDFERALEEDFRRSVREPVERRETSEVHIESASQAADFSRARSMRRLLAGAVVLVVFAGVGYGVYSSVWNGEGLGIVASGEPRVITADKEPVKVVPENPGGKTVPNQDKAVYDRVAGSAEEPKQKALVSSDEAPVDVVQRTLTPEALPEDDENAGADDRVTPTAVGETEDPRLLPNQTAADASASGAEKTPSVSPRKVRTMIVKPDGTLVARDEIAPLDQPEPATQPSQTAPAAQPSVTAQSAPSAPAVPPVSGSAASFPASAEVASTDARSTAPVESAPAQGSPAVIADAQTANAAPVDAQARPVKTTIADTAPVPIARPVDQPVNVVGTVTDKGNVRTPTQVASATPATAQPQQAASTGGYGIQIASLPSEDEANKSYANLSKKFAGVLGGRAHEIRRADVAGKGTFYRVRIPAGSKDEAVALCEQYRAAGGSCLISK, encoded by the coding sequence ATGGCTGAGAAACAACTTGCGTATGATACGCGCGGAAAAGACGATCTGTTTGCGGACGACGATCCGTTGGCTGAGCTTGCTCGTATCGTCGGCTTCGAACCGCGTGTTGCAGCGAATACGGTAAGAGAAGCCGCACGGCGCGAGCCCGCCCTCGATCTTGAGGACGAGCTTGGGCGTGAATTCGACCGTTACGATTCGCCGCGTCCACTCGCCGAGCTCGACCATCCGGCCGAGCCCCTTTCCGATGGCCTCGCGCCTGAAGATTATGTCGAGCCCGTTCTCGATGCCGCCCCCGCCATGGAAAGCGCGCAAGCGCCGGAGCCTGTCTCGGTTGCTCCTGTCGCCGCTGAAGAGGCAGTGCACCCTGCAGCACGAAATTGGGACGTTGCCGCTGCCGACCGGCCGGCCGTCCCACAGCAGCTTTCCATTGATCCCGTTTCCGAGGCGCCCTTCCAAGCGGCCTTTGGTGGCGCCCGCGATCTGATCGAAGAGCTCGAATTGTCGATCGGTGCAGCGCCCGTCTCTTCTCTGGCCGAGCCCGCCAAGGCCCCGCAATGGTCTGCCGCCAGCATCAGGCTGCCGCTTGCCAATTTCCATGCTGCCAAACGCGAGGAGCCGGTCGCTCCGCCGAGGGATATGGTCGAGCCTGCCGCCGAAACTGTCGCCGCGCCGGTGGCCGAGGCAGCCGCCGAACCGGTGGCCGAGCCATCGCTCGCCGAGTCCGTGGCGGAAGAGCCGCAGCCTGCGGTCGAGCAGTCGGCGCCCGTCACCGCGGTCGAGCCTGCCGAGGAATTCGCCTCCGCTTCGGCCTCGTTTGGGTTTCCCGCCGAGCTCGATCGTCACGATGAGGCGCTTGCGCCGCAAGAGACTGCTGAAGCCGAAGACTTCGTTGCCGTCGAGGACGAGCTGGAGGAGTTCGGCTCCGACGTCGGTTTCGATCTCGCTGCCGCTGTGGAAGGCGAGATCCAGGCTGATGCCGCCCTGACCGAAGTCGTGCCTGAGGTTCCGCACACCGCCGGCACGTTCGATCTCGATGATCTGCTGGCCGACGTCTCGCGTTATCCGGTGCCGCATCCGGTATTGCAGCGCGCCAATCTGGCGCCTGTGTCGCCGGAGACCGTCGCCGATGCTCCAGTGGCCATCGCCCCAGTTCAGCCCGCGCCGGTCGTTGCTGCGCCGATCCTGTCCGCTCCGGTCGAAATGGCTCCTGCCTATGCCGCCGAGGCGGCAGAGCCGGTCGCGCCCCCGCCTGCCGAAGTCACCGCGCCCCAGCCTGCCGCAACGGCCTATACACGGACACAGCAGCCCGCGCTGGACGCTGATGATCCTTTCGCCGGCCACGATTTCGAACTGGATCTAGCCGGCATCGAGCTGGAGCTTGCCGATCTCGATTTTTCCGAGGCGTCGGAGCCTTCGCCGCAGCCAAAGCCGCAGCCGGCGCCCCCTGCGCCCCAGCAGGCGGCGCCCATGCGGTCCGCACCCGTCTTCGGTGCCGAGCCATCGGCCCCCGCTGCGCCTGTTTCCAACTGGACGCCCGTCGCGGAAGCGCCCGCCGCAGAATCGACCGAAGACCTGCCTTTCGATCCGGCGATGATCTCTGATCCGGAGGAACGTCCGGAGACCGTCGACCACATGCACGTGCCGGCGCTGCCCCCGGTCGAGCAACCTGCTCCGGTCGCGAAAACGGCGGATTTCGATTTCGATCTCGACGCGGAGATCGCGAGCTTTTTTGAACCCGCCAAGCCGCGGGAAGTGCCAGCGTCGCAGCGTGATACCGTTGCGGCGGCCAAGCCGGTCAAGCCGACCATTGCCGACGGCCTCGACGATTTCGAACGGGCGCTGGAGGAGGATTTCCGCCGCAGCGTGCGCGAGCCGGTCGAGCGCCGCGAGACCTCCGAGGTTCACATCGAGTCGGCAAGCCAGGCGGCTGATTTCAGCCGCGCCCGCTCGATGCGCCGGTTGCTTGCCGGGGCTGTCGTGCTCGTAGTCTTCGCCGGCGTCGGTTATGGCGTCTACTCCTCCGTCTGGAACGGCGAGGGGCTTGGGATTGTCGCATCCGGCGAACCGCGCGTGATCACCGCCGACAAGGAGCCGGTCAAAGTCGTTCCGGAAAATCCCGGCGGCAAGACCGTGCCCAACCAGGACAAGGCCGTTTATGACCGCGTCGCGGGATCTGCCGAGGAGCCGAAGCAGAAGGCGCTCGTGTCGTCCGACGAGGCGCCCGTTGATGTCGTCCAGCGGACGCTGACACCGGAAGCGCTGCCCGAGGACGACGAGAACGCCGGCGCCGATGATCGCGTCACGCCGACTGCGGTTGGCGAGACGGAGGATCCGCGTCTGTTGCCGAACCAGACCGCCGCCGATGCGTCCGCAAGCGGCGCCGAGAAGACGCCGTCCGTTTCGCCGCGCAAGGTCCGCACGATGATCGTCAAGCCTGACGGCACCCTGGTTGCCCGCGACGAGATTGCACCGCTCGATCAGCCGGAGCCGGCGACACAGCCTTCCCAGACGGCGCCCGCTGCCCAGCCGTCGGTCACGGCTCAGTCCGCGCCGTCGGCCCCGGCCGTGCCGCCGGTTAGCGGATCGGCTGCAAGCTTTCCGGCAAGCGCCGAGGTCGCTTCCACCGATGCGCGTTCCACAGCGCCGGTCGAATCCGCCCCAGCCCAAGGATCGCCTGCCGTAATCGCCGATGCCCAGACGGCAAATGCTGCTCCGGTCGATGCGCAGGCACGCCCGGTCAAGACGACGATCGCCGATACGGCCCCGGTTCCGATTGCCCGCCCGGTCGATCAGCCCGTCAATGTCGTCGGCACCGTCACCGACAAGGGGAATGTCCGCACGCCGACTCAGGTCGCTTCCGCCACCCCGGCCACTGCCCAGCCGCAGCAGGCTGCATCCACCGGCGGTTACGGCATCCAGATCGCCTCGCTGCCGTCGGAGGACGAGGCGAACAAATCCTATGCCAACCTGTCGAAGAAGTTCGCCGGCGTGCTTGGCGGCCGGGCCCATGAAATCCGCAGGGCCGATGTCGCCGGCAAGGGCACGTTCTACCGTGTCCGCATCCCGGCCGGTTCCAAGGACGAGGCCGTGGCACTCTGCGAACAGTATCGCGCGGCCGGCGGAAGCTGCCTGATCTCCAAGTAG
- the nagZ gene encoding beta-N-acetylhexosaminidase, translated as MTESKATILGCSGLSLTSEEKAFFRGERPWGFILFGRNISEAEQISDLVAGLRDSVGWHAPVLIDQEGGRVQRIRPPVFARYPSGQTLGDLYRRYPAVGLRAAWAMSRLHAFDLSKLGIDVDCLPVLDVPVEGSSNVIGDRAYGGDPETVIAMGRAAAQGLKAGGLLPVMKHMPGHGRGFADSHLELPVVTVSRDELEAHDFPPFVAMKDELMAMTCHVVFTAIDPDNPATTSRKVIDGVIREHIGFTGLLLSDDSSMNALSGTIGERAANIIAGGCDIVLHCNGHMDEMRDVVANVPRLDGASLARAKAVEAGFAAPDGADEAELRAEFEAMFAIV; from the coding sequence ATGACCGAATCAAAAGCGACGATCCTTGGCTGCAGCGGCCTTTCCCTCACATCCGAAGAGAAGGCCTTCTTCCGGGGCGAACGGCCCTGGGGCTTCATCCTCTTCGGGCGCAACATCTCCGAAGCGGAGCAGATCAGCGATCTTGTCGCCGGACTGCGCGACAGCGTCGGCTGGCATGCGCCGGTGCTGATCGATCAGGAGGGCGGCCGCGTCCAGCGTATCCGTCCGCCGGTTTTTGCCCGTTATCCCTCGGGCCAGACTCTCGGCGATCTTTATCGCCGCTACCCGGCGGTTGGGCTGCGCGCCGCCTGGGCGATGTCGCGGCTGCACGCCTTCGACCTTTCGAAGCTCGGCATCGATGTCGATTGCCTGCCGGTGCTCGACGTGCCGGTCGAAGGCAGCAGCAACGTAATCGGCGACCGCGCTTATGGCGGCGATCCCGAAACCGTCATCGCGATGGGCCGGGCGGCTGCCCAAGGGTTGAAAGCCGGCGGCCTGCTGCCTGTGATGAAGCATATGCCCGGCCATGGCCGCGGTTTTGCTGATTCCCATCTTGAGCTGCCTGTCGTCACCGTCTCGCGCGATGAGCTGGAAGCCCATGATTTCCCGCCCTTCGTTGCGATGAAAGATGAGCTGATGGCGATGACCTGCCACGTCGTCTTCACCGCCATCGACCCGGACAATCCGGCGACGACCTCTCGCAAGGTGATTGACGGCGTCATCCGCGAACATATCGGTTTTACCGGTCTGCTGCTTTCCGACGATAGTTCGATGAACGCTCTGTCCGGCACGATCGGCGAACGTGCGGCGAATATCATTGCAGGCGGATGCGATATCGTGCTGCATTGCAATGGCCATATGGACGAGATGCGGGATGTCGTGGCAAATGTTCCGCGGCTCGACGGCGCGTCGCTCGCCCGTGCGAAAGCGGTGGAAGCAGGCTTCGCCGCGCCGGATGGCGCCGATGAGGCGGAGTTGAGAGCGGAATTCGAAGCGATGTTTGCGATCGTGTGA
- a CDS encoding segregation and condensation protein A, which produces MNTVKGPERPQAATPMDKLWQDNGAERASHEPALVIDVAGFEGPLDLLLYLARNQKVDLSRISVLALAEQYLQFVESARRIRIELAADYLVMAAWLAYLKSRLLIPQQIKDDGPSGEEMAATLAFRLKRLEAMRQAAEGLVNRNRLGRDIFARGAPEHIPDRQQSAYAASLYDLLTAYAALRQRHAITQVTIERRNVWSLTDARELLTQMIGEVGDWTAMEHYLLRYLTAPEERVTAIASAFAASLELVREGKLEIRQDGAFQPIYMRRGPKHATLQVVEQEQPA; this is translated from the coding sequence GTGAACACAGTCAAGGGGCCGGAGCGTCCGCAGGCGGCAACGCCCATGGACAAGCTGTGGCAGGACAACGGCGCCGAGCGCGCCAGCCATGAGCCAGCGCTGGTGATCGACGTCGCCGGCTTCGAAGGTCCGCTTGACCTGTTGCTCTATCTCGCCCGCAATCAGAAGGTCGACCTCTCGCGCATTTCGGTACTGGCGCTTGCCGAGCAATATCTGCAGTTCGTCGAAAGCGCCCGGCGGATCCGCATCGAGCTTGCCGCCGATTATCTCGTCATGGCCGCCTGGCTCGCCTATCTCAAGTCGCGCCTGCTCATTCCCCAGCAGATCAAGGATGACGGTCCCTCTGGCGAGGAGATGGCGGCAACTCTCGCCTTCCGGCTGAAACGCCTCGAAGCCATGCGCCAGGCGGCCGAAGGCCTCGTCAACCGCAACCGCCTCGGCCGCGACATCTTCGCGCGTGGTGCGCCCGAGCATATTCCCGACCGGCAGCAGTCGGCTTATGCGGCGAGCCTCTACGATCTCCTGACCGCCTATGCGGCGCTGCGCCAGCGCCATGCCATCACCCAGGTGACGATCGAGAGGCGTAATGTCTGGTCGTTGACCGATGCCCGCGAGCTGCTGACCCAGATGATCGGCGAGGTCGGCGACTGGACCGCGATGGAGCATTATCTGCTGCGTTATCTCACAGCACCCGAGGAACGCGTCACGGCGATCGCCAGCGCTTTTGCCGCCTCGCTAGAGCTGGTGCGCGAGGGCAAGCTGGAAATCCGCCAGGACGGCGCCTTTCAGCCGATATACATGCGCCGCGGTCCCAAACACGCCACGCTGCAGGTGGTGGAGCAGGAGCAGCCGGCTTGA
- the scpB gene encoding SMC-Scp complex subunit ScpB codes for MIDPKSEEDFEGDFEDRSRDLQVEIEAERIAEALVFASSQPVSEGFLAERLPVKTDVHAIMLRLKEQYAPRGVNLVQVEGAWAFRTAADLSFVIRRDDNEVKKLSRAALEVLAIIAYHQPVTRAEIEDIRGVQTSRGTLDVLMEAGWVRFRGRRRTPGRPVTLGTTRDFLDHFGLEELRDLPGLEELKGAGLLSGRIPANFNIPSPMNDELTEDEDPITQMDLEELGLLAPRGAPED; via the coding sequence TTGATCGATCCAAAGAGCGAAGAGGATTTCGAGGGCGATTTCGAAGACAGGAGCCGCGACCTGCAGGTTGAGATCGAGGCGGAGCGCATCGCCGAGGCGCTGGTCTTCGCCTCCTCGCAACCAGTCTCGGAAGGCTTCCTCGCCGAGCGCCTGCCTGTAAAGACCGATGTGCACGCAATTATGCTGCGCCTGAAGGAGCAATATGCGCCGCGCGGCGTCAACCTCGTGCAGGTCGAGGGCGCCTGGGCTTTCCGCACCGCCGCCGATCTCTCCTTCGTCATCCGCCGCGACGACAACGAGGTGAAGAAGCTGTCGCGCGCTGCTCTGGAGGTGCTGGCGATCATTGCTTATCACCAGCCGGTGACGCGCGCCGAAATCGAGGATATCCGCGGTGTTCAGACCTCGCGCGGCACGCTGGACGTGCTGATGGAAGCCGGCTGGGTACGGTTTCGCGGTCGCCGGCGCACGCCGGGCCGGCCGGTGACATTGGGCACGACGCGTGATTTTCTCGACCATTTCGGCCTGGAAGAGCTGCGCGATCTGCCCGGTCTCGAAGAGTTGAAGGGAGCGGGCTTGCTGTCGGGCCGGATTCCGGCAAACTTCAATATTCCCTCACCGATGAACGACGAATTGACCGAGGACGAGGACCCGATCACCCAGATGGATCTGGAAGAGCTGGGGTTGCTGGCGCCGCGCGGCGCACCCGAAGATTGA
- a CDS encoding twin-arginine translocase TatA/TatE family subunit, with the protein MGSFGIYHWLIVLAVVLLLFGRGKIPELMGDVAKGIKSFKKGMTDEDAPETAKTVDHKADETK; encoded by the coding sequence ATGGGTTCTTTTGGCATCTACCACTGGCTGATCGTTCTGGCGGTCGTGCTGTTGTTGTTCGGTCGCGGCAAGATTCCCGAACTGATGGGCGATGTCGCCAAGGGCATCAAAAGCTTCAAGAAGGGCATGACGGACGAAGACGCGCCGGAAACGGCAAAGACCGTCGATCACAAGGCCGACGAAACGAAGTAA
- the tatB gene encoding Sec-independent protein translocase protein TatB yields MFDIGWTELLVIAVVLIVVVGPKDLPPMLRAFGKMTQRARKVAGEFRAQFDEALREAELDDVRQTISDAQKLNPVNSLREAMNPLRQMGNEIKADLQRTSTASDNKTEVPPAAMSTPTPSMSLPETPPLVSAPEPAAAAVAADAVAAKPKAPRKPRVKAADKAGFAIAAPAENPPAEKRKRTTAARKPATPKKPAQTKKKDEV; encoded by the coding sequence ATGTTCGATATTGGCTGGACCGAGCTTTTGGTCATCGCGGTCGTGCTGATCGTCGTTGTCGGTCCCAAGGATTTGCCGCCGATGCTGCGCGCTTTCGGCAAGATGACGCAGCGCGCCCGCAAGGTCGCGGGTGAATTTCGTGCGCAGTTCGACGAAGCGTTGCGCGAAGCCGAGCTTGACGATGTCCGCCAGACGATCAGCGACGCCCAGAAGCTCAACCCGGTCAACAGCCTGCGCGAGGCGATGAACCCGCTTCGCCAGATGGGCAACGAGATCAAGGCCGACCTGCAGAGGACGTCCACCGCTTCGGACAATAAGACCGAAGTGCCGCCGGCTGCAATGTCCACCCCGACGCCGTCGATGAGCCTGCCGGAAACGCCGCCGCTGGTGTCGGCGCCGGAGCCCGCCGCCGCAGCCGTCGCGGCCGATGCGGTTGCCGCCAAGCCAAAGGCTCCACGCAAGCCGCGCGTCAAGGCTGCGGACAAGGCCGGCTTTGCCATTGCCGCGCCCGCGGAAAACCCGCCTGCCGAAAAGCGGAAACGAACGACGGCTGCCAGAAAGCCCGCAACGCCGAAGAAGCCTGCACAGACGAAGAAGAAGGACGAGGTATGA
- the tatC gene encoding twin-arginine translocase subunit TatC: MSGDIEDKPQPLIEHLMELRTRLIWSIGAFFVAFIACFFFAKHLFNYLVIPYKTAVEWAHLDVEKAQLIYTAPQEFFFTQVKVAMFGGLVVAFPIIAAQVYKFVAPGLYKNERQAFLPFLIASPVLFLMGAALVYFFFTPMVMWFFLSMQQAPGHDEVAISLMPKVSEYLSLIMTLVFSFGLVFQLPVITTLLARVGLLTSQWLAEKRKFAIVLAFVVAAVLTPPDPMSQIGLALPTILLYEISIHAARLVERQRARQALEKDTESADVAKTDSV, from the coding sequence ATGAGCGGTGATATCGAAGACAAGCCGCAGCCGTTGATCGAGCACCTGATGGAGCTGCGCACGCGGCTGATCTGGTCGATCGGCGCGTTTTTCGTCGCCTTCATCGCATGCTTCTTTTTTGCCAAGCATCTCTTCAACTATCTGGTCATTCCCTACAAGACGGCGGTGGAGTGGGCCCATCTCGACGTCGAGAAGGCCCAGCTGATCTATACGGCACCGCAGGAATTCTTTTTTACCCAGGTCAAGGTCGCCATGTTCGGCGGCTTGGTGGTCGCATTTCCGATCATTGCCGCCCAGGTTTACAAGTTCGTGGCCCCTGGCCTCTACAAGAACGAGCGCCAGGCCTTTCTACCGTTCCTGATCGCGTCGCCGGTCCTGTTTCTGATGGGCGCGGCACTCGTCTATTTCTTCTTCACGCCGATGGTCATGTGGTTCTTCCTGTCGATGCAGCAGGCGCCGGGGCATGACGAGGTGGCGATCTCGCTGATGCCGAAGGTCTCGGAATATCTGAGCCTGATCATGACGCTGGTCTTCTCCTTCGGCCTCGTCTTCCAGCTTCCCGTCATCACGACCCTGCTTGCCCGTGTCGGCCTGCTGACATCGCAATGGCTCGCCGAAAAGCGCAAGTTCGCCATCGTGCTCGCCTTCGTCGTTGCCGCCGTGCTGACGCCGCCGGACCCGATGTCCCAGATCGGTCTTGCACTGCCGACGATCCTTCTCTACGAGATTTCCATCCATGCGGCGCGACTCGTGGAGCGCCAGCGTGCCCGGCAGGCGCTCGAAAAGGACACCGAATCCGCGGACGTTGCCAAGACGGACAGCGTCTGA
- the serS gene encoding serine--tRNA ligase, whose protein sequence is MLDIKWIRENPEALDAALAKRGAEPLAQSLVALDEKRRSAVQKAQDMLSRRNLASKEIGAAMAQKNGELAEKLKVEVAELKTLLPAIEEEERQLTAELNDALSRIPNIPFDDVPVGKDEHDNAVTRIVGEKPRWNHTPKEHFEIGEALGYMDFERAARLSGSRFTVLTGPLAKLERALGQYMIDLHTREHGYTEVSSPLLVRAEALFGTGNLPKFEEDLFKTTDDRYLIPTAEVTLTNLVREEILDQEKLPLRFTALTPSFRSEAGSAGRDTRGMLRQHQFWKCELVSITDAESSIIEHERMTACAEEVLKRLGLHFRTMTLCTGDMGFGSRKTYDLEVWLPGQNAFREISSCSVCGDFQARRMNARYRGKDDKTNRFVHTLNGSGTAVGRCLIAVLENYLNEDGSVTIPDVLLPYMGGLTKIERAA, encoded by the coding sequence ATGCTCGATATCAAATGGATCCGTGAGAATCCCGAAGCGCTCGATGCCGCCCTTGCCAAGCGCGGTGCGGAGCCTCTGGCCCAAAGTCTCGTCGCCCTCGATGAAAAGCGCCGCTCCGCCGTGCAGAAGGCGCAGGACATGCTGTCCCGCCGCAATCTCGCCTCCAAGGAGATCGGTGCGGCGATGGCCCAGAAGAACGGCGAACTCGCTGAGAAGCTGAAGGTCGAGGTCGCCGAGCTGAAGACGCTTCTGCCGGCAATCGAGGAAGAAGAACGGCAGCTGACGGCTGAACTCAACGACGCGCTGTCGCGCATCCCGAACATACCTTTCGACGACGTGCCGGTCGGAAAGGACGAGCACGATAATGCCGTCACCCGCATCGTTGGCGAAAAGCCGCGCTGGAACCATACGCCGAAGGAGCACTTCGAAATCGGCGAGGCGCTCGGCTATATGGATTTCGAGCGCGCCGCCAGGCTCTCCGGTTCGCGTTTCACGGTTCTCACAGGGCCGCTCGCCAAGCTCGAGCGCGCGCTCGGCCAGTACATGATCGATCTCCACACCCGCGAGCACGGCTATACCGAAGTCAGCTCGCCGCTGTTGGTTCGCGCTGAAGCACTGTTCGGCACCGGAAATCTGCCGAAGTTCGAAGAGGATCTCTTCAAGACGACGGACGACCGCTATCTCATCCCGACGGCTGAGGTGACGCTGACCAATCTGGTGCGCGAGGAAATCCTCGACCAGGAAAAGCTGCCGCTGCGCTTCACCGCCTTGACCCCGTCCTTCCGCTCGGAAGCGGGTTCGGCCGGCCGCGACACGCGCGGCATGCTGCGCCAGCACCAGTTCTGGAAATGCGAGCTCGTTTCGATCACCGATGCCGAGAGCTCCATTATCGAGCATGAACGGATGACCGCCTGTGCGGAGGAGGTGCTGAAGCGCCTCGGTCTGCATTTCCGCACGATGACGCTTTGCACCGGCGACATGGGCTTCGGCTCGCGCAAGACCTACGATCTCGAAGTCTGGCTGCCGGGGCAGAATGCCTTCCGCGAAATCTCTTCCTGCTCGGTTTGCGGCGATTTCCAGGCCCGTCGCATGAATGCGCGCTACCGCGGCAAGGACGACAAGACCAACAGGTTCGTGCACACGCTGAACGGTTCGGGCACCGCCGTCGGCCGCTGCCTGATCGCTGTCCTCGAAAATTATTTGAACGAGGATGGTTCCGTCACGATTCCGGACGTTTTGCTGCCTTATATGGGCGGATTGACCAAGATCGAACGGGCGGCCTGA
- the surE gene encoding 5'/3'-nucleotidase SurE, protein MRILLTNDDGIHAEGLAALERIARTLSDDVWIVAPETDQSGLAHSLSLSEPLRLRKISDKHFALRGTPTDCVIMGIRQVMDIKPDLVLSGVNSGSNVADDVTYSGTIAGAIEGTMQGVRSFALSQAYLYEDGARIVPWEVCEAHAPALLEKLMDLDLPEGTFLNLNFPNCRPGEVDGAEVTMQGKLAFNLQVDARSDGRGFPYYWLKFGERAGAFIEGTDIHALKHNKISVTPLKLDLTDYSVTDRVARALGYGAQV, encoded by the coding sequence ATGCGCATCCTGCTTACGAATGACGACGGCATTCATGCAGAAGGCTTGGCTGCGCTGGAACGGATCGCCCGCACGCTGTCGGACGACGTCTGGATCGTGGCGCCTGAAACTGACCAGAGCGGTCTTGCCCATTCGCTGAGCCTCTCCGAACCTCTGCGGCTGCGCAAAATCTCCGACAAGCATTTCGCCTTGCGCGGAACGCCGACCGATTGCGTCATCATGGGCATCCGGCAAGTGATGGACATCAAGCCCGATCTCGTTCTCTCCGGCGTCAATTCTGGCTCGAACGTCGCCGACGACGTGACCTATTCCGGCACGATCGCCGGTGCCATCGAAGGCACGATGCAGGGCGTGCGCTCCTTCGCGCTCAGCCAAGCCTATCTCTATGAAGATGGCGCACGGATCGTGCCCTGGGAAGTCTGCGAGGCGCATGCCCCGGCTCTTCTGGAAAAGCTGATGGATCTGGACCTGCCGGAGGGCACGTTCCTCAATCTCAATTTCCCGAACTGTCGTCCCGGCGAGGTCGATGGCGCCGAAGTCACCATGCAGGGCAAGCTCGCCTTCAATCTGCAGGTCGATGCCCGCTCCGACGGCCGCGGCTTTCCCTATTACTGGCTGAAGTTCGGCGAACGCGCCGGCGCCTTTATCGAAGGCACCGATATTCACGCTCTGAAGCACAACAAGATTTCGGTAACACCTTTGAAACTGGATTTGACCGATTATTCCGTGACTGACCGCGTGGCGCGGGCCCTGGGATACGGAGCACAGGTTTGA
- a CDS encoding protein-L-isoaspartate(D-aspartate) O-methyltransferase produces the protein MTARLAEKEGFAALVLRLRSEGISDLDLLTAVEQTQRSLFVPAQFSDDAYSSRTIPIECGSFLEGIDFAVRILHHLKLKPGQRVLEIGTGSGFTAAVMGRLAERVLSVDRYKTLTSAAQRRMESLGLRNVVIRHADGSAGMQGEGTFDRILVTAAFNAMPRFYTDQLVSGGSMIAPLMISENECRMVRLTKTGSRFEREELFEAPYLPIVPRLASLL, from the coding sequence TTGACGGCAAGACTGGCGGAGAAGGAGGGCTTTGCGGCGCTCGTCCTCAGATTGCGTTCCGAAGGCATTTCCGACCTCGATCTGCTGACGGCGGTCGAGCAGACGCAGCGCTCTCTGTTCGTGCCGGCGCAATTTTCCGACGATGCCTATTCGAGCCGGACGATCCCGATCGAATGCGGATCCTTCCTCGAAGGCATCGATTTTGCCGTCCGCATCCTGCATCACCTGAAGCTCAAGCCGGGCCAGCGGGTCCTGGAAATCGGCACCGGCAGCGGTTTCACCGCCGCCGTCATGGGACGCCTGGCCGAGCGTGTGCTGTCGGTCGACCGCTACAAGACGCTGACGTCAGCGGCGCAGCGGCGCATGGAATCGCTTGGCCTGCGCAACGTCGTCATCCGACATGCCGACGGCAGCGCCGGCATGCAGGGCGAGGGCACCTTCGACCGTATCCTGGTGACGGCGGCGTTCAATGCGATGCCGCGCTTTTATACCGACCAGCTCGTATCCGGCGGCTCGATGATCGCGCCGCTGATGATTTCCGAAAACGAATGTCGCATGGTGCGGCTGACGAAAACCGGCAGCCGTTTCGAGCGCGAGGAACTGTTCGAAGCACCTTATCTGCCGATCGTTCCGCGTCTTGCCTCGCTGCTGTAG